The following coding sequences are from one Lolium rigidum isolate FL_2022 chromosome 6, APGP_CSIRO_Lrig_0.1, whole genome shotgun sequence window:
- the LOC124667353 gene encoding uncharacterized protein LOC124667353: MAFKQVFYALREVFPQVDLRILKAVASQYSSDVDAAVGFVYSDVLPAVSEPTETHYTLQDIDYAEHDHTDSKKLNLHSGRISLVDIGAQEDVSVLFGASAENSHTVGECNPFLEYDDGPFCSNKKIENCSQIEDKVVINETRIPTTAMNSLLQEQYFQVESSLTSETEPHMIEYAQSASGGCNDHCASKKDKVTPETEHIGNLKQYNDNFEFSDLFASSGSMLPLFMESSSGCAVKHEEQMPLKPSNAVSGHDIASSEDNCCLETLFVNFHSNEDRETSNSLLDAPTVHTLSKAKDNYDLQVLFENIDTTGKESGVLCTAENPPELNNLANDGSFHNLFAELCTVDKTTEVPSNFPGKGGSDIVHKEQQTLIHSNNCGAFTGTWNFNDDKHFVCPIVELDAFRPNEEWKMPGAHKSEGILDISTHSYHITDLNKNISDTTKSKELLTSLYESTIMKMKEVELQEENSRLAKQNANKAHQNYLAMVDNFNQLIENSKESNDKQAQVVGEEKCLLVALTQDLQSRLTKISAQRDEALTTVQEIKCELDARLATSMEEEATALEDIMQKEKVALLVRNDKEATMRSIMEESRNLQKEAEENILLRGLLLDQGRLIDIMQGEISSIHANVVAMKERTRGSKLISALVLTSCSANSYHKDDCKSASVDTDWPMGNGYNSNGLPQEEITRSLAKDHTTSSDDDEGWEVLETENA; this comes from the exons ATGGCCTTCAAGCAGGTCTTCTACGCCCTGCGTGAGGTTTTCCCACAG gtTGATCTTCGAATACTGAAGGCTGTAGCCAGTCAATATTCCTCTGATGTCGATGCAGCTGTCGGATTTGTTTATTCCGATGTCCTTCCAGCAGTAAGCGAACCTACTGAAACACATTATACACTCCAAGATATTGATTATGCCGAACACGATCATACTGATT CCAAGAAGCTTAACTTGCACTCTGGAAGGATCTCATTGGTGGATATAGGAGCTCAAGAGGATGTTAGTGTCCTATTTGGTGCGTCAGCTGAGAACAGCCACACTGTTGGCGAATGCAATCCATTTTTAGAGTACGATGATGGACCATTCTGCAgtaacaaaaaaatagaaaattgttCCCAGATTGAGGATAAGGTGGTTATAAATGAAACAAGAATTCCTACAACAGCAATGAACAGTCTTCTTCAGGAGCAGTATTTTCAGGTTGAATCGTCACTGACATCTGAAACGGAGCCACACATGATAGAGTATGCGCAGTCTGCTTCAGGAGGATGCAATGATCATTGTGCCTCCAAAAAGGATAAAGTAACTCCAGAGACTGAACATATAGGCAACCTCAAGCAGTATAACGATAATTTTGAGTTCTCAGATTTGTTTGCCTCTTCTGGGAGTATGTTGCCATTATTTATGGAGAGCTCTTCAGGTTGTGCAGTGAAACATGAAGAGCAAATGCCTCTGAAACCTTCTAATGCCGTAAGTGGACATGATATCGCCAGTTCAGAAGATAATTGTTGCTTggaaaccttgtttgtgaattttCACTCAAATGAAGACAGGGAGACATCAAATAGCTTGCTGGATGCTCCAACTGTCCATACACTGTCCAAAGCAAAGGACAATTATGACTTGCAAGTTTTGTTTGAAAATATTGATACTACTGGAAAAGAGTCGGGCGTGCTCTGTACTGCAGAAAATCCCCCAGAACTCAACAATTTGGCAAACGATGGTAGTTTCCACAATTTATTTGCCGAACTATGCACAGTTGACAAGACAACAGAAGTACCTTCGAATTTTCCTGGGAAAGGTGGCTCCGATATAGTTCATAAGGAACAACAAACTTTAATACATTCCAATAATTGTGGAGCTTTTACTGGTACATGGAATTTCAATGATGATAAACATTTTGTATGCCCAATTGTTGAGCTTGATGCATTTCGGCCTAATGAAGAATGGAAGATGCCTGGTGCACATAAAAGTGAGGGAATTCTCGATATCTCTACTCATTCATATCATATCACTGATTTAAACAAGAATATTTCTGATACCACTAAAAGCAAG GAATTATTGACTTCTTTGTATGAATCAActatcatgaagatgaaggaggtggagCTTCAGGAAGAAAATTCTCGACTAGCAAAACAGAATGCTAACAAGGCACATCAAAATTATCTTGCCATGGTAGATAACTTTAATCAGCTCATTGAGAATTCCAAAGAGTCCAATGATAAG CAAGCTCAAGTAGTGGGTGAAGAAAAATGTTTGTTGGTGGCTCTAACTCAGGACCTTCAGTCTCGACTTACCAAAATATCTGCTCAAAGAGATGAAGCGCTTACAACTGTTCAGGAG ATTAAATGTGAACTAGATGCACGTCTAGCAACTTCGATGGAAGAAGAAGCTACAGCCCTAGAGGACATTATGCAAAAGGAGAAAGTAGCTCTATTGGTGCGTAATGACAAGGAAGCTACAATGCGGAGCATAATGGAGGAGTCAAGAAATCTCCAAAAGGAAGCCGAAGAAAACATTTTG TTGAGAGGACTATTGTTGGACCAGGGCCGCCTCATTGATATCATGCA AGGAGAAATATCAAGTATCCATGCAAATGTTGTAGCAATGAAAGAGAGAACCCGTGGAAGCAAGCTGATATCAGCCTTGGTGTTAACTAGCTGCTCAGCTAATTCTTACCACAAGGATGATTGCAAGAGTGCATCTGTTGACACAGACTGGCCTATGGGGAACGGCTATAACAGCAATGGTCTGCCTCAGGAGGAGATTACAAGGAGCCTTGCTAAGGACCACACCACATCGTCGGATGACGACGAAGGATGGGAGGTGCTGGAAACAGAGAATGCCTAG
- the LOC124660880 gene encoding general transcription and DNA repair factor IIH helicase subunit XPB1-like, with amino-acid sequence MAGGDGDRARAPKRYKSSAPSKAALVDETAEMNYADDFDDDARDGDTEVKKRDFTKLELKPDHVNRPLWACADGRIFLETFSPLYKQAYDFLIAIAEPVCRPESMHEYNLTPHSLYAAVSVGLETTTIISVLSKLSKTKLPREIIDFIHGSTANYGKVKLVLKKNRYFVESPFPEVLKTLLSDDVIAKARQAPEDCLEAPSFSVSKTPGEIASGHEELLDGMDLAAAAEEKETHSFEIIPNHVENVKQRCLPNALNFPMLEEYDFRNDTVNPDLDMELKPQARPRPYQEKSLSKMFGNGRARSGIIVLPCGAGKSLVGVSAACRIKKSCLCLATNAVSVDQWAFQFKLWSTIRDEHISRFTSDNKEKFRGMASVVVTTYNMVAFGGKRSEDSEKIIEEIRSREWGLLLMDEVHVVPAHMFRKVISITKSHCKLGLTATLVREDERITDLNFLIGPKLYEANWLDLVKGGFIANVQCAEVWCPMTKEFFAEYLKKENSKKKQVLYVMNPNKFRACEFLIRFHEQQRGDKIIVFADNLFALTAYAMKLRKPMIYGATSHAERTRILYQFKNSPEVNTVFLSKVGDNSIDIPEANVIIQISSHAGSRRQEAQRLGRILRAKGKHQDRMAGGKEEYNAFFYSLVSTDTQEMYYSTKRQQFLIDQGYSFKVITSLPPPEEGPNLSFHSLDEQLDLLGKVLNAGDDMIGVEHLEEDSDGKALLKARRSAGLMSHFSGAGGMVYMEYNTGKGKGSKKKDPAKRHQLFKKRYT; translated from the exons Atggccggcggcgacg GCGATCGCGCCCGCGCGCCGAAGCGGTACAAGTCCTCGGCGCCATCCAAGGCGGCCCTGGTCGACGAGACCGCCGAGATGAACTACGCCGACGACTTCGACGACGACGCCCGCGACG GGGATACCGAGGTGAAGAAGAGGGACTTCACCAAGCTGGAGCTGAAGCCGGATCACGTGAACCGGCCGCTCTGGGCGTGCGCGGACGGCCGCATCTTCCTCGAGACCTTCTCGCCCCTTTACAAGCAGGCCTACGATTTCCTCATCGCCATCGCCGAACCTGTATGCAG GCCCGAGTCTATGCACGAGTACAATTTAACGCCACACTCATTGTATGCCGCGGTCTCGGTTGGACTCGAGACGACTACTATCATTAGTGTCTTGAGCAAGCTCTCCAAGACTAAGTTACCTCGGGAAATAATCGATTTCATCCACGGCTCAACTGCCAATTATGGCAAAGTAAAGCTTGTTCTGAAGAAGAATCGGTATTTTGTGGAGTCCCCATTCCCCGAG GTTTTGAAGACCCTTCTGAGTGATGATGTAATTGCGAAAGCACGACAAGCTCCCGAG GACTGCCTAGAAGCACCTTCATTCAGTGTTAGCAAAACACCTGGGGAAATAGCTAGTGGACATGAGGAATTGTTAGATGGAATGGACTTAGCTGCTGCAGCTGAAGAAAAAGAAACACATTCTTTCGAAATTATTCCCAACCAT gtTGAGAACGTCAAGCAGCGGTGCTTACCAAATGCACTgaactttcccatgcttgaggagTATGATTTTAGAAATGACACA GTAAACCCAGATTTGGATATGGAATTAAAACCTCAAGCACGGCCAAGGCCATATCAAGAAAAGAGCCTGAGTAAGATGTTTGGGAATG GCAGAGCAAGGTCAGGCATTATCGTGCTACCTTGTGGTGCTGGAAAGTCGTTGGTTGGTGTATCTGCGGCATGTCGTATTAAGAAGAGCTGTCTATGTTTGGCCACAAATGCTGTCTCTGTTGATCAATGGGCTTTCCAGTTCAAGCTCTGGTCAACTATAAGAGATGAACATATCAGTCGTTTTACGTCAGATAACAAGGAGAAATTTCGAGGGATGGCCAGTGTTGTTGTGACCACTTATAACATGGTGGCATTTGGGGGCAAACGATCCGAAGACTCAGAGAAGATTATCGAAGAAATCCGGAGCAGGGAGTGGGGTTTGCTCCTTATGGATGAG GTTCATGTTGTCCCTGCACATATGTTCAGAAAGGTCATCAGCATTACCAAGTCTCACTGCAAGCTTGGTCTTACTG CTACACTTGTGAGAGAGGATGAACGCATTACAGATCTAAATTTTCTAATTGGACCAAAGCTGTATGAAGCAAATTGGTTGGATTTAGTGAAAGGTGGAtttattgcaaatgtgcaatgtgCAGAAGTATGGTGTCCCATGACCAAAGAGTTCTTTGCTGAGtatttgaaaaaggaaaattcaaaaaagaaacag GTACTCTATGTGATGAATCCAAACAAATTCAGGGCTTGCGAGTTTCTAATTCGATTCCATGAGCAACAACGCGGGGATAAGATAATTGTATTTGCTGATAATTTATTTGCACTAACTGCATATGCAATGAAGCTCCGTAAACCAATGATTTATGGTGCCACAAG CCATGCTGAGAGGACAAGAATTCTGTACCAATTTAAGAACAGCCCAGAAGTCAACACTGTTTTCCTCTCTAAG GTGGGTGATAACTCAATTGATATTCCAGAAGCAAATGTTATCATACAAATATCATCTCATGCTGGTTCCCGGCGTCAAGAAGCTCAACGGTTGGGACGTATTCTCAGGGCAAAG GGTAAGCATCAAGATAGGATGGCAGGTGGAAAAGAAGAATACAATGCTTTTTTCTACTCGCTTGTATCAACTGACACACAG GAAATGTACTATTCGACAAAAAGGCAACAATTCCTTATCGACCAAGGATACAGCTTCAAG GTGATTACGAGCTTGCCACCACCTGAAGAAGGACCTAACTTGAGCTTTCACTCGCTTGATGAACAGCTTGACCTGTTAGGCAAA GTGCTGAATGCAGGGGATGACATGATTGGTGTTGAGCACTTGGAAGAGGATTCTGATGGCAAGGCTCTGCTGAAGGCTCGGCGCTCTGCTGGACTAATGAGTCACTTTTCTGGAGCTGGTGGAATGGTCTACATGGAGTACAA TACTGGGAAGGGAAAAGGATCAAAGAAGAAGGACCCAGCCAAGAGGCATCAGCTGTTCAAGAAACGCTATACTTGA